One window from the genome of Cryptomeria japonica chromosome 6, Sugi_1.0, whole genome shotgun sequence encodes:
- the LOC131067301 gene encoding ubiquitin-conjugating enzyme E2 2: MSTPARKRLMRDFKRLQQDPPAGISGAPQDNNIMLWNAVIFGPDDTPWDGGTFKLTLQFTEDYPNKPPTVRFVSRMFHPNIYADGSICLDILQNQWSPIYDVAAILTSIQSLLCDPNPNSPANSEAARMFSENKREYNRRVREIVEQSWTAD, from the exons ATGTCGACCCCTGCAAGAAAGAGGCTGATGAGGGATTTCAAGCGCTTGCAGCAGGATCCTCCGGCTGGCATCAGCGGCGCTCCTCAAGATAATAATATCATGCTCTGGAATGCTGTAATTTTTGG GCCCGATGACACGCCTTGGGACGGAG GTACGTTCAAGTTAACCCTTCAGTTCACAGAGGATTATCCCAATAAGCCACCAACAGTCCGTTTTGTATCTAGGATGTTTCATCCTAACA TTTATGCTGATGGAAGCATATGCTTGGACATTTTACAAAACCAGTGGAGCCCTATCTATGATGTTGCAGCTATCCTCACATCTATTCAG TCTTTACTTTGTGATCCGAATCCAAACTCTCCAGCAAATTCAGAGGCTGCCCGCATGTTTAGTGAAAACAAACGGGAGTATAATAGAAGAGTTCGGGAAATAGTCGAACAGAGTTGGACAGCAGACTAA